Proteins from one Bacteroides mediterraneensis genomic window:
- the aroC gene encoding chorismate synthase, producing the protein MYNNTFGNIFRLTSFGESHGKAIGGVIDGFPAGIAIDMEFVQQELARRRPGQSSITTARKEADEVEFLSGIYEGVSTGCPIGFVVWNTNQHSNDYDNMKEVFRPSHADFTYTQKYGIRDHRGGGRSSARETIARVVGGALAKLALKQLGIRITAFTSQVGTFKLDKDYTKYDLSTIENNPVRCPDQELAKQMANYIYQTKGEGDTIGGVISCVIQGCPIGLGQPVFGKLHAALGNAMLSINAVKGFEYGQGFGHMEMKGSQQNDIFYRENDKIAFRTNRSGGIQGGISNGQDIYFRVAFKPVATVLMEQPTVDIHGNETILKARGRHDPCVLPRAVPIVEAMAAMTILDYYLLNKTTHL; encoded by the coding sequence ATGTACAACAACACTTTTGGAAATATCTTCCGTCTCACCAGCTTCGGTGAGTCACACGGAAAAGCCATAGGCGGTGTCATCGACGGATTTCCCGCAGGCATTGCCATCGACATGGAGTTTGTGCAACAGGAACTGGCCCGCCGCCGACCTGGCCAATCTTCCATCACAACCGCCCGGAAAGAGGCCGATGAGGTAGAATTCCTTTCCGGAATCTATGAAGGTGTATCTACGGGCTGTCCCATTGGATTTGTCGTATGGAACACCAACCAACATTCCAACGACTATGACAACATGAAAGAGGTATTCCGTCCTTCACATGCTGATTTCACCTACACGCAGAAATATGGTATACGCGACCATCGGGGAGGCGGACGTTCCTCTGCCCGTGAAACCATCGCCCGCGTAGTAGGAGGCGCCCTCGCCAAGTTGGCCCTGAAGCAGTTGGGCATCCGCATCACTGCCTTCACCTCACAGGTAGGCACTTTCAAGCTCGACAAAGATTATACCAAGTATGACCTGAGTACCATCGAAAACAATCCCGTACGCTGCCCCGACCAGGAACTGGCCAAGCAAATGGCCAATTACATCTACCAGACCAAAGGGGAAGGTGATACCATCGGCGGGGTCATCAGCTGTGTCATTCAGGGATGCCCTATCGGACTGGGACAGCCGGTCTTCGGCAAGCTTCATGCCGCTTTGGGCAATGCCATGCTCAGCATCAATGCCGTCAAAGGCTTTGAATACGGACAAGGTTTTGGACACATGGAGATGAAAGGCAGCCAGCAGAACGATATCTTCTACCGCGAGAACGACAAGATTGCTTTCCGCACCAACCGCTCCGGAGGTATCCAGGGAGGCATCAGTAACGGACAAGACATTTATTTCCGGGTTGCATTCAAGCCGGTAGCTACCGTACTGATGGAACAGCCCACGGTCGACATCCACGGCAATGAAACCATTTTAAAGGCACGTGGCCGTCACGACCCCTGCGTCCTGCCTCGTGCAGTACCCATTGTAGAAGCCATGGCAGCCATGACCATCCTCGATTATTATTTGCTTAACAAGACAACCCATTTATAA
- a CDS encoding YgcG family protein: protein MKRYFSLGLFFLLTAFFCHLQAEGYKVEDIPMVHLQNRARYVSNPDGVLSEAAVAAMDTTLFALEQKTGIQTLVVAVRQIEGGDCFDFAYQLGEKNGVGQKNKDNGLVILLVTEERCIQFATGYGLEGILPDAICKRIQTRYMNPYLSKGNWDAGMVAGVQAIRQILDKSSGSPTPPEGESDNLLLFIVLGCCFILVPALLWHSVRQRNKCPNCHKHTLKQVSVRTISRVGGVRTEEVTYLCSHCGHVRRTQRKVNDDDFHHRGGNGGPFLGGPFFGGGFGRGGGFGGGFGGGSFGGGSFGGGGAGSKF from the coding sequence ATGAAACGTTATTTTTCACTTGGACTGTTCTTTTTACTGACTGCATTTTTCTGCCATTTACAAGCAGAAGGATACAAGGTGGAAGACATTCCCATGGTACACTTGCAAAACCGTGCACGGTATGTAAGTAATCCCGACGGTGTGTTAAGTGAGGCTGCCGTAGCCGCCATGGATACCACCCTTTTTGCCTTGGAGCAGAAAACCGGCATCCAAACATTGGTCGTGGCAGTCCGCCAGATAGAAGGAGGCGACTGCTTTGACTTCGCTTACCAATTGGGTGAGAAAAACGGAGTCGGTCAGAAAAACAAGGACAACGGACTGGTCATCTTGCTGGTCACCGAAGAACGGTGCATCCAGTTTGCCACCGGATATGGTCTGGAAGGCATCCTTCCCGATGCCATTTGCAAACGTATCCAGACCCGCTACATGAATCCTTACCTGAGCAAAGGCAACTGGGATGCCGGTATGGTAGCAGGAGTCCAGGCCATACGCCAGATACTGGACAAGAGTTCCGGTTCCCCCACCCCTCCCGAGGGAGAATCCGACAATCTCCTGCTCTTCATTGTGCTGGGATGCTGTTTCATTCTGGTTCCTGCCCTACTCTGGCATTCGGTACGCCAACGAAACAAATGCCCCAACTGTCACAAGCATACCCTGAAACAGGTTTCCGTACGTACGATTTCCCGTGTAGGAGGCGTGCGTACCGAAGAAGTCACCTACCTCTGCAGCCATTGCGGCCATGTGCGCCGCACCCAGCGGAAAGTCAATGACGATGATTTCCACCACCGGGGCGGAAACGGAGGCCCTTTCCTGGGAGGACCGTTCTTTGGCGGAGGCTTCGGAAGAGGCGGAGGCTTTGGAGGTGGCTTCGGTGGCGGAAGTTTCGGAGGAGGGAGCTTTGGCGGAGGAGGTGCCGGAAGCAAATTCTAA
- a CDS encoding LemA family protein, translating to MKKTWIILIAVVAVLVIYCVSSYNSLVTQEETVGTAWSNVENQYQRRSDLIPNLVNTVKGYAAHEKETFDAVVSARAKATQMTIDIDDLTPEKIEAYQKAQGAVGSALSRLLAVTENYPELKANENFKELQAQLEGTENRISVERRKFNETAREYNTSIRRFPKNIVAGLFGFEKRPYFEAEEGSEKAPEVKF from the coding sequence ATGAAAAAAACATGGATTATTCTCATCGCAGTAGTCGCTGTGTTAGTAATTTACTGCGTCAGTTCGTATAATTCTTTGGTTACTCAAGAAGAAACCGTAGGCACTGCATGGAGTAACGTGGAAAACCAGTACCAGCGTCGTTCCGACTTGATTCCAAACCTGGTCAATACCGTCAAAGGTTATGCCGCCCATGAAAAGGAAACTTTCGATGCCGTAGTGTCTGCCAGAGCCAAAGCTACCCAGATGACCATCGACATTGACGACCTCACTCCGGAAAAGATTGAAGCCTATCAAAAAGCACAAGGCGCCGTAGGCAGTGCGTTGAGCCGCCTGCTTGCCGTGACAGAAAACTATCCGGAGCTAAAAGCCAATGAAAACTTCAAGGAGCTGCAAGCTCAATTGGAAGGAACCGAAAACCGCATCAGTGTGGAACGCCGGAAATTCAACGAAACGGCCCGCGAATATAACACGAGCATCCGCCGTTTCCCGAAAAACATCGTAGCCGGCCTGTTCGGATTTGAGAAGCGTCCTTATTTCGAAGCAGAAGAAGGCAGTGAGAAAGCCCCGGAAGTAAAGTTCTAA
- the lepA gene encoding translation elongation factor 4, with translation MKNIRNFCIIAHIDHGKSTLADRLLEYTQTIKITEGQMLDDMDLERERGITIKSHAIQMEYNYKGEKYILNLIDTPGHVDFSYEVSRSIAACEGALLVVDASQGVQAQTISNLYMALEHDLEIIPVMNKCDMASAMPEEVEDEIIDLLGCKREEIIRASGKTGMGVEEILQAVIERIPAPQGDENAPLQALIFDSVFNSFRGIIAYFKVENGIIRTGDKVKFFNTGKEYVADEVGVLKMDMVPRKELRTGDVGYIISGIKTSREVKVGDTITHIDRPCDKAIDGFEEVKPMVFAGVYPIEAEDYENLRASLEKLQLNDASLTFQPESSLALGFGFRCGFLGLLHMEIVQERLDREFDMNVITTVPNVSYMVYDKQGGVQEVHNPGGMPDPTLIDHIEEPYIDASIITATDYIGPIMTLCLGKRGELVKQDYISGNRVELHYKMPLGEIVIDFYDKLKSISKGYASFDYHQSGFRPSKLVKLDILLNGESVDALSTLTHFDNAYDLGRRMCEKLKELIPRQQFEIAIQAAIGAKIIARETIKAVRKDVTAKCYGGDVSRKRKLLEKQKRGKKRMKQIGTVEVPQKAFLAVLKLD, from the coding sequence ATGAAGAATATCCGAAACTTTTGCATTATTGCACACATTGACCACGGGAAGTCTACTTTGGCCGACCGTTTGCTGGAATACACGCAGACCATCAAAATTACGGAAGGACAGATGTTGGATGACATGGATTTGGAGCGTGAACGTGGAATCACTATCAAGAGTCATGCCATTCAGATGGAGTATAATTATAAAGGTGAGAAATATATCCTGAACCTGATTGACACTCCGGGGCATGTGGACTTTTCATACGAGGTGTCTCGCTCCATTGCGGCATGTGAGGGTGCGTTGCTGGTAGTGGATGCTTCGCAGGGGGTACAGGCTCAGACCATCTCAAACCTTTATATGGCGTTGGAACATGATCTGGAAATTATTCCGGTGATGAACAAGTGTGACATGGCCAGTGCGATGCCGGAAGAAGTGGAGGATGAAATCATCGATTTGCTGGGCTGCAAGCGTGAAGAGATTATTCGTGCCTCTGGAAAAACCGGAATGGGTGTGGAAGAAATCTTACAGGCCGTGATAGAACGGATTCCGGCTCCTCAGGGAGATGAAAATGCCCCGTTGCAGGCATTGATTTTTGACTCTGTGTTCAATTCTTTCCGGGGAATTATAGCTTATTTTAAAGTGGAGAACGGAATTATCCGTACGGGTGATAAAGTGAAGTTCTTCAATACTGGGAAAGAATATGTGGCAGATGAAGTGGGAGTGTTGAAGATGGACATGGTACCGCGGAAAGAACTCCGTACAGGTGATGTAGGTTATATCATTTCGGGTATCAAGACTTCAAGAGAAGTGAAGGTGGGCGATACCATTACGCATATTGACCGTCCGTGTGACAAGGCAATTGACGGATTTGAGGAAGTGAAGCCGATGGTGTTTGCCGGGGTTTATCCGATAGAAGCGGAAGATTATGAAAACTTGCGCGCTTCTTTGGAGAAGCTTCAGCTGAACGATGCGTCTCTGACCTTTCAGCCTGAATCTTCTTTGGCACTGGGATTTGGTTTCCGGTGCGGTTTCTTAGGGCTTCTCCACATGGAAATCGTACAGGAGCGTCTGGACCGTGAGTTTGATATGAATGTCATTACTACGGTGCCGAACGTTTCTTATATGGTATATGATAAGCAGGGAGGGGTGCAGGAAGTGCATAATCCGGGTGGTATGCCCGATCCGACCTTAATTGATCACATTGAAGAACCTTATATTGATGCTTCCATCATTACAGCAACCGACTATATCGGTCCGATTATGACGCTTTGCTTGGGTAAGCGGGGTGAACTGGTGAAGCAGGACTATATTTCCGGAAATCGTGTGGAACTGCATTACAAGATGCCTTTGGGAGAAATCGTAATTGATTTCTATGACAAACTGAAGAGTATTTCCAAGGGATATGCTTCGTTCGACTACCATCAGTCGGGCTTCCGTCCTTCCAAACTTGTGAAGTTGGATATCTTGTTGAATGGAGAGTCGGTGGATGCATTGTCTACCTTGACTCATTTTGACAATGCTTACGATTTGGGACGGCGGATGTGTGAAAAACTGAAGGAGCTGATTCCTCGTCAACAGTTTGAAATTGCTATCCAGGCGGCTATTGGGGCCAAGATTATTGCGCGTGAAACCATCAAGGCAGTACGAAAGGATGTGACGGCCAAATGTTATGGAGGTGACGTGAGCCGTAAACGTAAGCTGTTGGAAAAGCAAAAAAGAGGAAAAAAACGAATGAAGCAAATTGGTACAGTGGAAGTGCCTCAGAAAGCATTTCTGGCAGTGTTGAAGCTGGATTAA
- a CDS encoding RNA polymerase sigma factor has product MGQYNHLSCPVLDSDRSELNEEEKKELFQKCILMVDVYVKSHIHNLDDAHNLRQEILLKALEAFDKSYHERGRFRAWVLTIAMNMVRDYYRKKQREPRIIFMGNGFSNFVYKYKSRPLIVSFMYNHACEVLTEAIMELSSTERKLIDYVFFHKLGYRRASEELHISKSACFKRSRSILLKLRFRLGEKGIDQQSLNDNL; this is encoded by the coding sequence ATGGGGCAGTATAATCATTTAAGTTGTCCTGTATTGGACTCTGATCGTTCTGAACTGAATGAAGAAGAAAAAAAAGAACTTTTTCAGAAATGCATATTGATGGTGGATGTGTATGTCAAGTCGCATATTCATAATTTGGATGACGCGCATAATTTGCGTCAGGAGATATTATTGAAAGCACTTGAAGCTTTTGATAAATCTTATCATGAAAGAGGGCGTTTTAGAGCATGGGTATTGACCATTGCCATGAATATGGTACGTGATTATTATCGCAAGAAGCAGAGAGAACCTCGGATTATTTTTATGGGCAATGGCTTTTCGAATTTTGTGTATAAATATAAAAGTCGACCTTTGATTGTTTCTTTTATGTATAATCATGCTTGTGAAGTATTAACAGAAGCAATCATGGAACTCTCCTCAACGGAGCGTAAATTGATTGATTATGTCTTCTTTCATAAATTGGGCTACCGGCGCGCAAGTGAAGAGTTGCATATCAGTAAGTCTGCCTGTTTTAAACGAAGTAGAAGTATTTTGTTAAAGCTTCGATTCAGATTGGGAGAAAAAGGTATCGATCAACAGTCCTTGAATGATAATTTGTAA
- the ilvA gene encoding threonine ammonia-lyase, whose product MLTLDCIYRASFALKNVIRRTDLIYAPQINPESQIYLKPENLQYTGSFKLRGACYKISRLTDEEKAKGVIACSAGNHAQGVALGATKHGIKSLICLPEGAPISKVEATKRYGAEVCLVPGVYDDAYKKALELKEEKGYTFIHPFDDEYVIAGQGTIGLELLNQLPDVDVVIVPVGGGGLISGVAYALKSLNPNVKVYGVQAQGAPSMLRSIEHAKRECLASVATVADGIAVKEPGEHTFELCSKYVDGIVTVTEDEICAAILALMEQQKLIAEGAGAVSVAAAMFNKVPVAGKKTICVVSGGNIDVTILSRVIGRGLDMSGRSYTVTLDLHDRPGELMGVAAIIARLGGNIISVLHERNNNNSNVTACFLRLVMETRNAEHIAQIRNALLQAGYSIVD is encoded by the coding sequence ATGTTAACATTGGATTGTATTTATCGGGCTTCATTTGCCTTGAAAAATGTAATACGAAGAACTGATTTGATTTATGCTCCTCAGATAAATCCTGAAAGTCAGATTTATTTGAAACCGGAGAATCTGCAATATACCGGTTCCTTTAAATTGCGGGGGGCATGTTATAAAATATCCCGGCTGACAGATGAGGAAAAGGCGAAAGGTGTGATTGCCTGTTCTGCGGGAAATCATGCGCAGGGAGTGGCATTGGGAGCTACCAAACATGGAATCAAGTCGTTGATTTGTCTGCCGGAAGGTGCTCCTATCTCGAAAGTAGAAGCTACTAAGCGTTACGGTGCCGAGGTCTGCCTGGTGCCAGGGGTATATGATGATGCGTATAAAAAAGCTTTGGAACTGAAGGAGGAAAAGGGATACACATTCATTCATCCTTTTGATGATGAATATGTCATTGCCGGGCAAGGAACCATTGGCTTGGAATTGCTGAATCAGCTTCCGGATGTAGATGTCGTTATCGTGCCCGTAGGAGGTGGCGGATTGATATCAGGTGTGGCTTATGCCTTAAAGTCGCTGAATCCTAATGTAAAGGTGTATGGCGTGCAGGCTCAGGGAGCTCCCAGCATGTTGCGCTCCATAGAGCATGCCAAGCGGGAGTGTCTTGCGTCGGTGGCTACAGTGGCCGACGGAATTGCAGTGAAGGAGCCGGGGGAACATACTTTTGAGTTGTGCAGCAAGTATGTGGATGGAATTGTGACGGTGACGGAAGATGAAATTTGTGCGGCTATTCTGGCATTGATGGAACAGCAGAAATTGATTGCGGAAGGAGCGGGTGCTGTTTCTGTAGCGGCGGCTATGTTCAATAAGGTACCGGTGGCAGGCAAGAAAACCATTTGTGTGGTTTCAGGTGGCAATATTGATGTGACTATTTTGAGTCGTGTGATTGGTCGTGGATTGGATATGTCCGGACGCTCCTATACGGTGACACTCGATTTGCATGACAGGCCGGGAGAACTGATGGGAGTAGCTGCTATAATCGCCCGCTTGGGTGGAAACATTATTTCTGTTTTGCATGAACGAAACAACAATAACAGTAATGTGACAGCCTGTTTCCTGCGGCTGGTCATGGAAACACGTAATGCGGAGCATATTGCGCAGATTCGGAATGCGCTGCTGCAAGCCGGCTATTCTATTGTAGACTGA
- a CDS encoding SoxR reducing system RseC family protein: MTNTIKHLGIVESINGSYLKVRIVQTSACSSCSINGHCSAAESKEKLIDVYNKEGLDCQIGSQVMISGAASLGMKAVMWAFVFPFAVLLVSLFVSMWITGGDEAVSSLIALCMLIPYYLILFVCREKFRRTFVFVLESINN; this comes from the coding sequence ATGACTAATACAATAAAACATCTAGGTATTGTGGAAAGCATCAATGGTTCTTACCTGAAAGTAAGGATTGTACAGACTTCTGCCTGCTCTTCATGCAGCATAAATGGGCATTGCAGTGCGGCTGAGTCTAAAGAAAAACTGATAGATGTATACAATAAGGAAGGGCTTGACTGCCAAATTGGAAGTCAGGTCATGATAAGCGGAGCGGCATCTTTGGGTATGAAAGCGGTCATGTGGGCTTTCGTTTTTCCCTTTGCGGTGTTGCTCGTTTCGCTTTTTGTCTCCATGTGGATTACGGGAGGAGATGAGGCGGTTTCTTCGCTTATTGCTTTATGTATGCTTATACCTTATTATCTGATACTTTTCGTTTGCCGGGAAAAATTCAGACGTACTTTTGTATTTGTTTTGGAATCAATTAATAATTAA
- a CDS encoding Fe-S cluster domain-containing protein produces MSLILVAVISLGAIGLISAVILYVASKKFAVYEDPRIGQVAQVLPQANCGGCGFPGCSGFAAACVKAGSLEGKMCPVGGQPTMEKVASILGLEAVASEPKVAVVRCNGTCANRPKLTQYDGVRSCVVANSTFGGETGCTFGCLGCGDCVSACQFDAIHMNPETGLPEVDESKCTACGACSKACPRNIIEIRPKGKNNRRVYVQCVNKDKGAVARKACAAACIGCGKCVKVCPFEAITLENNLAYIDPAKCKSCRKCEMECPQHAIIAVNFPPRKPKAEAPATEKPATEKPAANPAKPEAVKKETVSPTVTPADEAPKNTEA; encoded by the coding sequence ATGAGTTTAATTTTGGTTGCAGTGATTTCACTGGGTGCCATAGGCTTGATTTCAGCTGTTATCTTGTACGTGGCTTCCAAGAAATTTGCTGTGTATGAAGATCCGCGGATTGGACAGGTTGCCCAAGTGCTTCCTCAGGCCAATTGCGGTGGATGTGGCTTTCCGGGATGCTCCGGTTTTGCTGCAGCTTGTGTGAAGGCTGGTTCTCTGGAAGGAAAAATGTGTCCGGTGGGCGGTCAGCCTACGATGGAGAAAGTGGCAAGCATCTTGGGACTGGAGGCGGTTGCTTCCGAACCGAAGGTGGCGGTAGTGAGATGTAACGGGACTTGCGCCAATCGTCCGAAACTGACTCAGTACGACGGCGTGCGTTCGTGTGTGGTAGCCAATTCCACTTTTGGAGGTGAAACAGGATGTACGTTCGGATGTCTGGGATGCGGAGATTGTGTGTCAGCTTGCCAGTTTGATGCCATTCACATGAATCCGGAGACGGGACTTCCGGAAGTGGACGAGTCCAAATGTACAGCATGTGGGGCTTGCAGCAAAGCTTGTCCGCGTAACATCATTGAGATTCGTCCGAAAGGAAAGAACAACCGGAGAGTTTACGTACAGTGTGTCAATAAAGACAAAGGAGCTGTAGCACGTAAAGCTTGTGCGGCTGCCTGCATTGGTTGTGGCAAGTGTGTAAAGGTGTGTCCGTTTGAAGCCATTACTTTGGAAAATAACCTGGCCTATATTGATCCGGCAAAATGTAAATCTTGCCGCAAGTGTGAAATGGAATGTCCGCAGCATGCGATTATTGCTGTAAATTTCCCTCCTCGCAAACCGAAGGCTGAGGCTCCGGCCACAGAAAAGCCGGCCACAGAAAAGCCCGCAGCTAATCCTGCCAAGCCAGAAGCTGTAAAGAAGGAAACTGTAAGTCCGACAGTCACTCCGGCTGACGAAGCTCCGAAAAACACCGAAGCTTAA
- the rsxC gene encoding electron transport complex subunit RsxC — protein MKTFRIGGVHPAENKLSAGKAIETLALPKQAVFPLSQHIGAPATAIVKKGDVVKVGTKIAEAGGFVSAAIFSSVSGKVNKIDSVIDASGYRKPAIFIDVEGDEWEESIDRSTELVKECNLTPEEIVAKIKNAGVVGMGGACFPTHVKLTPPPGCKAECVIINAVECEPYLTADHRLMLEKADEILVGVQILMKAAKVNKAYIGIENNKPDAIQLMTQKAAAYPGIEVVPLKVKYPQGGEKQLIDAIIGRQVPAPPAIPINVGAVVQNVGTAYAVYEAVQKNKPLFERVVTVTGKSLKNPSNFLTRMGTPMSQLIDAAGGLPEDTGKVIGGGPMMGKALVNTEVPICKGSSGVLIMNDKEARRAEPQPCIRCAKCVNACPMGLEPFLLATCSAHGDWERVEHEMIMSCIECGSCQFTCPSHRPMLDYIRLGKGKVGGIIRARNAKK, from the coding sequence GTGAAGACGTTTAGAATTGGTGGAGTTCATCCAGCAGAAAATAAATTGTCAGCCGGGAAAGCCATAGAGACGCTTGCACTTCCTAAGCAAGCCGTATTCCCGTTGTCTCAGCATATTGGTGCGCCCGCCACTGCCATCGTGAAAAAAGGCGATGTAGTGAAAGTCGGAACCAAGATTGCCGAAGCGGGTGGCTTTGTATCGGCTGCTATCTTCTCTTCCGTTTCCGGTAAGGTGAATAAGATAGACAGTGTGATTGATGCAAGTGGTTATCGTAAACCTGCCATATTTATCGATGTGGAAGGTGATGAGTGGGAAGAATCGATTGACCGCAGTACGGAGTTGGTAAAGGAATGTAACCTGACTCCCGAAGAAATTGTGGCTAAAATTAAGAATGCCGGTGTCGTGGGAATGGGTGGTGCCTGCTTTCCTACCCATGTGAAACTGACTCCTCCTCCCGGATGCAAGGCCGAATGTGTAATCATCAATGCCGTAGAGTGTGAACCTTATCTGACGGCCGACCATCGCCTGATGTTGGAGAAAGCCGACGAGATTCTGGTGGGTGTGCAAATTCTGATGAAGGCAGCCAAAGTGAACAAGGCTTATATCGGTATTGAGAACAACAAACCGGATGCCATTCAGCTGATGACTCAGAAAGCAGCAGCTTATCCGGGTATCGAAGTCGTACCTTTGAAAGTGAAATATCCGCAGGGAGGTGAAAAACAGCTGATTGATGCCATTATCGGTCGTCAGGTACCGGCTCCTCCTGCCATCCCTATCAACGTGGGGGCTGTAGTGCAGAACGTAGGTACGGCGTATGCGGTATATGAAGCTGTTCAGAAGAACAAACCTTTGTTTGAACGTGTGGTGACCGTTACGGGTAAGTCATTGAAGAACCCGTCTAATTTCCTGACCCGTATGGGAACTCCGATGAGCCAGTTGATAGACGCAGCCGGTGGACTGCCGGAAGATACCGGAAAAGTAATCGGTGGTGGTCCGATGATGGGTAAGGCGTTGGTGAATACTGAGGTGCCTATCTGTAAGGGTAGTTCAGGTGTGCTGATTATGAACGACAAGGAAGCACGCCGTGCAGAACCGCAGCCGTGTATCCGTTGTGCAAAATGTGTGAATGCCTGTCCGATGGGCTTGGAACCCTTCCTGCTGGCCACTTGCTCGGCTCACGGCGACTGGGAACGAGTGGAACACGAAATGATTATGTCGTGCATCGAATGCGGCTCATGTCAGTTTACATGTCCTTCTCATCGTCCGATGTTGGATTACATCCGTTTAGGTAAAGGTAAGGTGGGCGGTATCATCCGTGCACGTAATGCAAAAAAATAA
- a CDS encoding RnfABCDGE type electron transport complex subunit D produces the protein MANKLIVSLSPHVHSGDSVQKNMYGVLIALIPALLVSFYMFGLGAVVVTLTSVIACLFFEWAITKYILKRERTTITDGSAALTGVLLAFNLPSNLPLWIIIIGALVAIGVGKMTFGGLGCNPFNPALVGRIFLLISFPVQMTSWPVVGQLTSYTDAETAATPLALMKMAVHGDANALSQLPDTMSLFLGNNPGCIGEVSALALLLGLIYMLWKKIISWHIPVSILVTVFVFSGLMHLANPTVYASPFAHLFTGGLMLGAIFMATDYVTSPMTHKGMLIYGVAIGFLTVVIRTFGAYPEGMSFAIFIMNAFTPLINTYCKPKRFGEVVKK, from the coding sequence ATGGCAAACAAATTAATAGTATCCTTATCGCCGCATGTACATAGTGGCGACAGTGTACAGAAAAACATGTATGGCGTGCTGATTGCGCTGATACCGGCCTTGCTCGTATCTTTCTACATGTTCGGCTTGGGAGCAGTGGTGGTGACACTGACTTCTGTCATAGCCTGCTTGTTCTTTGAATGGGCTATCACCAAATATATCTTGAAGCGTGAACGTACCACGATTACCGATGGTTCGGCCGCGTTGACCGGAGTGTTACTGGCGTTCAACCTGCCTTCCAACCTGCCGTTGTGGATTATCATCATCGGTGCGCTGGTAGCGATCGGTGTGGGAAAAATGACATTTGGTGGTTTGGGATGCAATCCGTTCAACCCCGCTTTGGTGGGACGTATTTTCCTGTTGATTTCTTTCCCGGTACAGATGACTTCCTGGCCGGTAGTAGGACAGCTCACCAGCTATACGGATGCGGAAACGGCAGCCACTCCGCTGGCTTTGATGAAGATGGCCGTACATGGCGATGCCAATGCCTTGAGCCAGCTTCCTGATACGATGTCTTTGTTCCTGGGTAACAATCCGGGATGTATCGGTGAGGTGAGTGCGTTGGCCTTGTTGCTGGGACTTATCTATATGTTGTGGAAAAAGATTATTTCCTGGCACATTCCGGTTTCCATTCTGGTCACTGTATTTGTATTCTCAGGCTTGATGCATTTGGCAAATCCTACGGTGTATGCTTCTCCGTTTGCTCATCTGTTTACCGGAGGTCTGATGCTGGGAGCTATTTTCATGGCAACCGACTATGTCACTTCGCCGATGACCCACAAGGGCATGCTGATTTATGGCGTGGCCATCGGTTTCCTGACCGTAGTAATCCGTACTTTCGGTGCTTATCCGGAAGGTATGTCGTTCGCCATTTTCATCATGAACGCATTTACTCCGTTGATTAATACCTATTGTAAACCAAAACGCTTCGGGGAGGTAGTGAAGAAATGA
- a CDS encoding RnfABCDGE type electron transport complex subunit G → MKKLESSLKNMALALTGFSVVAGGLLGWVNDVTAEPIAQANAKTLSDAIAVVVPGFDNNPAEAPETVEVNGATYKIYKATKGGKPIGAAVESASNGFGGTLTVLVGFDNEGNIIDYSLLSHSETPGLGSKAADWFKKGAKGDITGKNPGKAPLTVSKDGGDVDAITASTITSRAFLLAVNNAYAAYMNQHVDGASGASQQKKGAGEYEKADTTNVEPVKE, encoded by the coding sequence ATGAAAAAACTAGAATCATCTTTAAAGAATATGGCTCTGGCACTGACCGGATTTTCCGTAGTGGCCGGAGGTTTGCTGGGTTGGGTGAACGATGTGACCGCAGAACCGATTGCACAGGCTAACGCCAAGACATTGAGCGATGCTATTGCAGTGGTGGTTCCTGGTTTTGATAATAATCCGGCTGAAGCTCCTGAAACGGTGGAAGTCAATGGAGCAACGTATAAAATCTATAAAGCTACAAAGGGCGGAAAACCTATCGGGGCCGCAGTAGAATCGGCTTCCAATGGATTTGGCGGTACATTGACCGTATTGGTCGGATTCGATAATGAAGGAAACATCATTGATTATTCTCTTTTGAGTCATTCTGAAACGCCAGGACTGGGTTCAAAGGCTGCCGATTGGTTTAAGAAGGGTGCCAAAGGCGATATCACGGGGAAGAACCCGGGCAAGGCACCTTTGACCGTCAGCAAAGACGGTGGAGATGTGGATGCCATTACGGCTTCTACCATTACCTCGCGTGCCTTCCTGCTGGCTGTGAACAATGCGTATGCAGCTTATATGAACCAGCATGTGGATGGAGCCAGTGGAGCTTCTCAGCAGAAAAAGGGTGCCGGGGAATATGAAAAAGCAGATACGACGAATGTAGAACCCGTTAAAGAATAG